From the genome of Magnolia sinica isolate HGM2019 chromosome 12, MsV1, whole genome shotgun sequence:
AAAATAGCTTGAAATCAACCAGTAATGGAGTACTGACTTGATTAAAATCCCCATATTGCAGCAACACAGAATTGTCCCAATACAACATGAGTTATCCAAACTTTCTTATTCCTTCAACATAAAACGCTTATAATAACCATTTTGTAAGGTAAAATAATTTAGTACATTGTTCATCAAATTATCCAAAACAAGGCATCGATATCAAAGAACAAAGTACGTGCAACAGTAATAGCGGAAGACCTAACATACATTTCTTGATGTCTAACTACATTATGTATTTAACAACACTTCATTGCTCAATGTGTAATGGCATAGTGACATTTCATTTACATCTTTCAAGGTTAAACTAGATATGCATTAAGTAATTCATGAGCTTGTGTTTATACCCAATATTGTCAATTGCAATTGCACATATGCATATGCGATCGGATATGCTCATATATGTGAAAAGATTGCATATGCCATGCTGGCAAGTATACCATAGCATACTTTGTCATGCGATCACATATGTGAGtatgcatatgcgatcacatattgcCCTGCAATCAGAAATATTATCAGTgggacttttcttttcttttcttttttaatttcagcctctctctccctctgttcaaagtttttaataattaattctcacTTAATGTAGATTGTAGATTATCTTATTAAAATTcatgtaaatataatataagtaattaaatatataatttaatgaaACATTCAAACAACAACGAAATAAGTAAAATATgttatccaatcacttttacTAATTAGATAATTTCTTCCCTaactttttataaattttttatttttctttttttagtttttttttgaagaaaaaataataataaaagagaagaaaaagtgattATGCAATCGCAGATGCGAACAGCATATGCGGATCGCatgcaatcgcatatgtgatttgacaacattgtttaTACCTTTTATGCCCTTTCACAAATATATAATTTCATGAATCAATCGTCTCATAATACTCAAGTTCTAAAATATCTCAATctttattttaaaattagttCCAAAATAGAGCTTGGTATCAATAGTGATGTTGAGCTTAACCAAGGGTCAATAATGAACAAACTACTTCACAAGTTGTCACACGAGTTGAATTAATTTGAGCAAAGAAATATATTTTTCATGAATAATGATCCCATGGGCAAAGTGGATGGGACCATTTCCATGAACATAGATTCATTTGAACCCTGTCATCTAACATCAAAGACAACATTAACCTTTGATTCTCTCATACCCTTCACTAAGGCAACTCAGTAGCAGATGGACTTGCGAAACTTGCTAGCAGCAGGATCCCGAACAAAGTATATCTCGCTCGAAACATCTTCTTCCAAGATACATCAGAGGAATCTTAGTGATGGATAACTCTGGCCTTGGGGAAATTAGGAGGAATAAGGCTAGAAAGGGAGTGGGATGACTCTCTAGGCGCCTCCCTGCCTTTTCGATTGCTACCGCAAACTTCTTATGCTTAGTCACAATCAGAATTTAGTAGCAGTGGGTGGTAAGGCCAGTGTCCAGCCTCAAGCTAAGTTGGGAGCTTCCTCTGGTTGCAGGAAGTTCTTCCTGCTGGAGGTCCAGGCGCAGCTCAGGCGAAGTGTTCGATGCAAGAGGTTTGCATGATTCTGGATGTTTGCCATTTGctgccgtttttttttttttttctgcggaGCTTGGGTCTGGTTCCTAAGGTGCTGGGGCAATCCTCTTCCTGAGTGGAATCTAAGCTGCAGGGATTTGTGTTGTCTCGATGGAAGGTCCTGTTTTTGTTTCTGCAGGCAGGGTCTCAGCTTCTAATGAGCTTCAGGTTGCTGGTAGGAGAGATCGGCCTAAGTAGGAGCAGGGATAGGTTTCCTCTACTGGTAGGAGAGATCAGCTGGATCATGATGTGCTTCAGGGAGGTTCAAGCCTTTCCTTTTTCCATCTTGTGTATGCAATTTAGGAGATATGATAGATGAGGCCCGGAGTTTTTGTGGAGCCCATCCGAAAATCAGGATGTACATCCTCTGTTCACTCCATAAGAATTATAGGGGCGTGccccatctttaaaaaaataataataaataaataaataaaccctgTCATCTCCATCacctatccagaccatccattaggtccagtGTACTCTTCAAAGGCTGTCTTGAAAATAATCATACCGATTAGATTATCTAAACCATTCAGTTAGTGGCATGAAAAATGGATGTAGACGATTGTTTTGAATGACAGGCACAATCACAGATGTTTAGAACCAACTAACTACTGTGATTTTTGCCCAATAGCAGAAGAGGGAACTGGACCTAACAGACAGTTCAGATTGGTGATGTGAATGTCAACAAGTCCAGATGTAATTATATACATGGGAAGGTTTCCAAACACTTAGCCCACTAGATCATTATTCTCTGTTCATATGTATCATGGAGAAGCACAAAGAAGACACCCATATCTTGGGTTTTACCACCCTTTCTATTTGCCCATGGAAAAAGAGGTTGGCTCCAAAATATACCCAAGCATCGCATTAAAAGTGAAGAACAAACCCAAACATTACATCAGTATTTGAAGAACAATGGAACCAAGTATTTCCGAACAAGGTGACAATATTTAAGCAGAAGTACATTCAACAAAATAAGTAGATCTAATATGCATTCATCTATTGAAGATGTACTCATTCAAGAAAGGTTGCATAATTTTTTATGAGAACGTCTCCTGTTAAGGCcttatataaattattttatcaaaaatatataaacacTCTATAATTAAATTACAGTACAAATATGCATGTCCTTCTATGGGTGATTGAACATTGGTGCCAAAACAATGTAGATCTAAGGTTGTGATTCgcgattcaagaaaaaaaaaatgcaaggcAGGCCCCTACATATGCCATTGCAGCAATGGCACCCAATAAAGTCCAAATGACAAGCGGCAGTCACCTTATAAGATGGAAATTGCAAATAGGGCGTCCACCATCTATGGTGGAAcctatcaattacatcattttgaTTGAGAAAACACGAGCCCACATGTaccaagacccaaaatgtgctgTCCTAAGACTCCAAAATCTCTTGATGGGAGGCAGAAGATCTAGGCCTCTTCTTCAAGGCACTTAGGGCACCTACATCTGAAACCATAATCCGCAAGTAAAGCTTGTCTCTCTTTGTACGGAAGGTCCTCATCAATGTACGAAATGGTAATCTGCAAGCATGTGAGAATCAAATATTGTGTTTGCTCATGTTTTTATCCCCAACAACTAAGATTGTCCAGAGACATGAAAGATCATTCCTCAAGGAACTACAAGGTCCTGAAGCACTAGTGTGCATAGTGACTAGATGCATCTAATTTGTACAAGTAGGACTCGTgccaatgatccagaccattgacatGATGTTCCCCACCACGGATGGAGAATGCCCCGAAAGTTTTCCAGGTCAAATGCATATATCCATCCCACCattttttttataacaaaaaGGTGGAAGCACACCACTTGTAGCTTTGTTGATATGATAACAGGATGTACAAACATttgggtgggctccacagaaaaaaaaaggagggggggGCCTCTGATCCATAATTCTCTCCGTCCATTTGTTCGTTGGCCACTGATCCAAGAGTTATTTATTGTTGGATAATGGGATCTACATGTGGGTTCCAACAGCACAAAAGTCAGGAACAAAATGGAGCACCAGGATATTGTTCATGTCCTATTGCATCAAGAGCATATAATTCCTCTTGGTCATCCAGGAGCCAGGAAGAGTTTGTAATTATAAATGAAAGCTTGAATCAGAACCAGATACCATGGCTGAAAGTGAATACCTCTTCTCCTTTCAAGATGGGCCGCAGAGCTATTATTGTTGCTTGGCCATCTCTATCCTGAGAGTGAGAATCAGCCATTCTATATGATTAAGGTGAAAAAGTAAAAGACTCATCAATAGCCATGACAAGAGCTACCAATTGTGGTATTATAAGAGTGAATCTACTGAACGAGTTAAAGGGAGTGCTATTTTTATCCATTCACCCTGTCTTTCTACTTTTTTTAGTACAATACTGCAAAGTTGTACTACACTACTAATGAAAGTAGAAAGAGGGTGCCTCTATCAAACAGGGTAAGTGCACATATCAATTCCCTTAACAGCCTAATGTGGTGGATGTTTGGCTCCCTGTAAAAAATAACACCAAAATTCAATGATTACCTCATCTCTTTTGAATGCTTTGGCATTTGGATAGCAAGAATGATTCATACAACTTTGTATAGGAAAGAATGCGGTGCCTGAAACATAATAGGGGAAACAAACACTTGAGAAGGATATAAAATCTCAAGGCAAAAGGATATAATAAACTGAAAAGTTGAAGATCTGAAATAACCAGCAATTAGCTTATTTTGCAAAGAGTAACGATAGGAACTATGAACACTAAGCAAAATATTGGAAATGAGAGGATGTCGAGGTGTCTAAGATTTTCCAAAAGTCCATTTGGAAAGCTAAATTTCGATCATAATTGCACAAAGCATGAAATGAAGAGGCAACATGTTTGGGTGACCATGCAGGGAAAGGTCTGTCTCGTCATTAGCTAGTATAAACAGTTATGAAGCAGGGAACATGAGTCTGGAGTGTGATCCATAATTCAAATACTGTTTGGATATATGTTTTGacaatatttataaaaaaataaaaaaataaaaaaatgttttgACGTTAGACAAATTCATATTGAGCACAACTCCAAAAGTACAGTTGATAAACTTTCTAATCCAATCTATATTTTCCTTTTTCGGTGCTCATTTTGTTGGTTCATTTCGATTCACAAGCCAAATAGGAAATTAcccattttttaaataaatcaaCTGGTAACTTTGTGAATTGGATCATATAGAAGCAAACAAGGTACCCTACTTttattcacacaaccaattcCAAGACAGAGAACCCCAACTTCTCATTAAgaaccctaataaaatttcaaatatgccaacaaggatggaatttactcatagaaggattgaaattctAAGCCATACCTTGACAACAAACTGAATAATCATCGCCAAGAGCATCTAGAAAGGGCTGTGTAACTTTTTCAGCTTCTTCCTACAAGATATGATGttataatcctaagaaaagggCAGAAACAACACTGGCATATCTTCAATGAGCAGTCTTATGGAAGTCACAGAACAAGTGGTGGGAGAATTGCACTAACCTTATCAGGATATGGGAGATcatcaatgtatataaaataatcctccaCAGGTGATGCTACAACCAAATCACTACACAAATAACAAAGATGTTGTCAAGGATTTTTGTACGTGAGGACAACCAATAGAGTTGGTTCGGAATGGAGTATCCCAACCTTTTTCTGATTTTCCATCCGAaaggatttgaatcagaaaaaGTTGGATGTTTGGTCTCTCCAAGACGTCCAGCACCAAAGTGGAAATTCATTGAAAGGCCATCTTTCTTCAATCCATTCTCTTCCTTCTCCCACTCGTAATGAAACAGTTAGGGCTGCTGTATTTGATTCAATTAACGCCAACATATGAAACCAGCCATTAATATATTTTACAAGATAAAAGGATAGCACTCATTTACATGAGAGACCATTCAGAACTGGTTTCTCAGCAATCAGGAGACATTCTTGGCATCAGGAGACATGCAGCCCCAAGCCGATAATTTAGGATGCTTTCCGAAGCACAGCAAACCAGTTGAGAATGGTTTCCCACCAAAACACACCCCCAGATGTCCCTTTTAATGCACGCTATTATTAAAAAGAAGACTACGACATGAATATAAatgaaaacagaaaaggaaacatgataaTAATTCTTGCAGAAATGCCATAACTTACAGATTGTTTAGCTCAAACATGCCAATAATATGCCCATAGATTTCAAGTGAAAATACTTTAGCAGAGTCAAGGAGTCTGATAGATgaaacccacctgatgaataagaTATTCACTTTTGCACACAATAAACAGAGAGCCGCTAACTTGTAAACATAAAAGGATACATGGCGCATACTCCTTGTCAAAGATGGCTTCCTTGAGAAGCTGCAGCGACTGCAAAATTAAATTGAATCCTTAGAACAAaagatttaaaaaattttaaaaaaaaatctacgtAACTCCAATTATAACTTCGATGAGAACTATAAGCCTACTTAAAGAGAGTAGAAGCCTACTTAAGAGAGTAGGATTCCTAGTCCAACTCTCGTCATATATCCAAATGCACCACATGCATGTGAGATCCGGATTAATCCTCAGCTGGGCCCTGTTGTCTATGTATTGTGGCCCAAAATCAGGCTCTCAGGTCGTTATATGGAACATTCGTACAAGAACAAATACAGTTTAAAACATGATGCAGAGGTATTGGGATCAACTGTTGTCACACAATGTATCATAGAGCAGACCAAGATAATGGCCACAAAGTACTGGGCTTTTGCAGCTTCACTTGAGGGTCATCCTATTCAACCTGGGAGCAATTTTTTTGCAGTATCAATAAATCGACCAATATTATCAGTATCGTATGTATCCGATATGATAAAGAAGAGGAATTATAAAATTCACCGTGTTGCATGATATTTAGCCATTTATCGTCAAAAATTCTTTATAATGTTCCCTTGAATCATTGATCTATGTGATACATATTGACAATACTCAGACAACACTGGTACCTCCTGaaaattccacaaaaaaaaaaaaattacaatcaaAACCCCATTTTCCGGAGAAGTAATACTCATCCATTTTTGCAATTGTTATCATACTAGGCCTCCCTACAAATTTCAGTGTGCCCTACAAcatcaaaaatccatcatcctgcCCATTCCACACACCCAAACAGACCGATGTCCTTCCACCTTACTCTGGCATCCAATCTAAGCCTTCAAAAACCCAATGCAAGGCTCTAAATTAGATATCAAACGATCTTACCATTCGATTTCCATCAAGCTTGATAAAAACATATCTATAATGAAAACAAACAATCCAATGGTTAAAATTCATCTAAAAACATCTGAAAAACATATGACGGTGTTGGCCGGCTATTTTAAGCTTGATGGAGCATCCAAGAGGTAGGTCTAGCTACTAAACTTAATCCTAGGCAACAAGTGGATTCTTTTTTGAAGTACATCAAGCCTCACCTGAATCTTAACATGAGAACCCAATATCGCATGTGCCAACCAGTATGTAATATCAAAGGTGTATCAAAGACCTATATTAAGACCCCTGAAGTCCCTTGTAATCTCAAGTATGAGGACAAGTCCAGGTTAGTGCACGATTAAGTTGCTCCAGTCCAAACATGATGGGTTCTCTTGGTAAGGAGACTTCACACGATCCATCCAATGTAGATATTCAATCGAGTATAGAACTAGATCTCAATAAACAAATGACCTGTACTATTGTCTGTGAAGGACAACAACAACCAAATGTAGATGGTGAAGATAAATCCATCCCGTTTCATCATTGGCTAATATCACGTAGGATGACCATAAAACTGACCAGGGGTTGCCTTCCCCCACTGAGATGGTTGGGGAGAATTATGGGTACTCAAGTGTATTGAACATCAACCTCCACTAGCCAATCTGGGCTGTTGTGTCCCTTGCATTCTTTACCCAAAGGTAAAGGAATTTCAGGAGAAATCCTTACAGCCCATTAATCTGTCCCAGTTTCCAATCAAAATTAACAATAAAGCGCATAATAAAGTAGATCACAAGTGAACCTGTTCCATTCACCAAAAGAGGTCACTAATGACCAAATTCCAAACATCAAAACGATCGAATGAGTCAACTTGGCTTGAAAGGGCACACATAACTCCAACAATGGATGCatggatatatcatgtatgtgggGACAAAGATAATGACTATGAACCGCCTTATAACTCCATGTGGGTTTGAGGCAAAGGTATTGTTTTCATTCTCTTTGATTTCTGGATGTAATGCTCATGTTTTATCACTTGCAATGCATGGTTTGAacaatatgaactcattttgaatATATCATATAactgcattgttttttttttttccaacagcACTTGTTTAGGGCCTTAtaaaaaggaaacttattatgtatatgtaTTGTCTGCAATATTTTGATACCTAAATGTGTAAACATGTATCATTTGACATCTCTTGAGATGTCAttgaaaaaatcctccttttccCAATGTTCCCTCAGTCATCGATACATGTAACAAAACCGATACTCTGAATAGACCCTTTGATCTTCATTGAGTCTTTGCATATCACCCAATTTTGGAAGATTTCATATTTCCATTCTTGAGTCCTCATTGAGACCAGTATTCTCAACCGTATCAGGTAGTGTTGGGAATTCGACAACCCGGCCTATGTTACTTGGCATCATATGGCACAATTCACCAAAAGGAAAACAATTACAATTCAGTTGAGTCGGATCAACGAGTTGGGAGATGAATGCAAGTTCATACAAAGTTTAGGCAGTTGCACATACGTATGCCAAGCTTTTAACAGTCAGCTTAAGTCGCTCTCAGATCCCCAATTTCAGAGGTTTCAGACTACCCATGCTCAAGCTCCTCACTAGCTTGGAATCCTCACCCCATAGCCAATTGCATCGTGAATTCGGTGCTACTGGGGCTTGCTTAAGTTGGTAACAGAGTAGGGTTCTTCGGGAGGGAGACAATTGCAATTGTCGGATCAACAAGTCGGAGATCAATGCAATTTTCTACAACCATTTGGTAATTGTAGATACACACACGAATTGTTCGATGATTGCTTGATTCATGCAAATTTCTATGAAGGTTCGGTGAATTGTAGTTGTGCACATCAATTTCAACcaataacagtaacggtggtagTAACAGCCACTgtcgttaccgttatgatacaggccgtaacagccgtgatggcattttttattttttattttttattttgaaaaaaaaaaaaaaaacatgtttctGGACCGTTATGGATCCGTTACAATTACAGGGCCATTACAGGcaattttttctgtaatggccacTACGGCTGTTTCAGCCCCGTAACGCGCAATTTTTATGgttgttacctttacgtaacagttTTTGTATACCTTGATTTCAATAAAATTGTTGGATCCACATCTAGGCTCTAAGGAGTTAGTTGCAACTACAATCTGCACATGTTCGACAGATCACTCGAACATCGACAAAGTTCTTTAGGAGGGGCGGTTTAGCTTCAAAGACTACGTGTTCGACAAATTGAATGATCCAGGTAACCTCTCCCTACAGTCTTCCTTTCTATTTCCATTTCCTTCCACAACAAGCCGCCATACCATCCGAATCCCATCCATAAACCCCATCACAGATATTACCTGTCCATCACCAAAAATCACCTCAACCACATCCAACTGACCAAACATCCAATCAGCCCAACAGATTTTGCAAATTTGTTCATACATCCTTCATGGCTCTAGATGACCAAGGCTGTGGGCAACATACCGAAGACACGAAAGACGGAAATTGGAGGCCTCCAATAACAAATCAAACAATTGACTCAACACATTGAACTTAAAACACTATGAGCCAAGTAGATAACACAAATCTAATAGCTTGCAACCCACGTGTGGTCCATTGATTTACACACGTAATCAGGTGGAAGACTCCAACCACTTGATCGTCACCAAATTCCCTATGGCTTTTGAGCATCTATTCTATGAAGTTATGCCTCGTGCACATGTGAGATAGTTGGATTTGGACAAAACTCCAATCTTCAATGAGGTGCCTAACGAGTACCCAGACTCCATTGGAGATTTGACCTACGACAAGGAACCAGAGAAGTATCAAGACAGAGATCCATTCTTTGACAAATGGCCAGAATAAGTGTGTAAACTTCAGTAACTATTGGCAGTTGGATCTAACAGCTCCCACTATTGCCTACTTAGATGAATATGGTGATTACGATAGTCCAGGCTAACAAGATGCTAGCATTGGTCTGCATTCATCAAATCTATGACAATGGAAATGATTTTTATGGCCCCTTGGTAGATGAGTTGCAGGAAGACATAATGAAGCAATTTCAATTACCTCCGAGGGTACCCATGAGCCACAATGCACTCAAGTTAGGTAGATAGCATTCACGGACATAAAGCTTACCCCAGGACAAGTTCTTCACAACCGGAGAAGACTGATGCAACACATCCCTCACCACACCATGTGTCACCAAGCAAA
Proteins encoded in this window:
- the LOC131221510 gene encoding histone-lysine N-methyltransferase ATXR2-like isoform X3 — translated: MTSLLQKGDVMVSKLSRVKNMERLSMQAWNSKRGSWFLGTKCLLVLNTVRISKLCAEADWELFHSLLCTGESSGSSHREALVKFIEHANRTNDIFLLAAKVISFTILRYKKLKSCHQDQKQPTMVNGVDDSRFRLLLEAWKPISMGFKRSRCSFSRKPSLTRSMRHVSFYVYKLAALCLLCAKVNILFIRWVSSIRLLDSAKVFSLEIYGHIIGMFELNNLDLVVASPVEDYFIYIDDLPYPDKEEAEKVTQPFLDALGDDYSVCCQGTAFFPIQSCMNHSCYPNAKAFKRDEDRDGQATIIALRPILKGEEITISYIDEDLPYKERQALLADYGFRCRCPKCLEEEA